The sequence TATATTGTCGTTTTTGTAAGTATTCTTTCCAATTCATCGTTTGGTGTGTTGTTCTTGCCAATCTTGTTATTTATGTTTTTGGCAATATATCTTCTTTACTTTGTATTCATAAGTGCAGGATTACTGGCCGCATTGTACGGGGTACAACCACTTCTTGATGAAAAACTTTCGCTGAGTAGAGCTTTTCGTCTGTCTTGGGGACTTCTTTTTTCTCGTCTCAGATATAATCTGCTGGTTTTTATCAGTGCAGCGTTGATCTTTAGTACAATTGCCCTGATCGTTACGGTAGCAGTCGGTATTTTATTACCGGTGCCATTCGGGTTTCTCCTCGGCGCCGAACATCCACTCACCCGTGGGTTAAGTGCAATCGCGTGGGTGATCGGGTTGGCCATAGCAATGCCGCTGGTCCCGATTTGGAGCACACTCCACTATCAGCAGGCGTTGATAAGATATACCGGTCGCGACATAGCGCATCGTGTTGTTGTCCAACAGCAGAAATTGGTTGGTCGATCACTCTGACAGAATGGGTACGCTTCATGGTGACGATGATTAGCGTGATGAAGGTTAGTGGTCATGAACTCGATGACCCGACATTCCTCGATAGTTTGGTGGTCGCTCTTCGTGATCTTCAGCAGCCGGCAGTGTTGGTACATGGCGGTGGGAAAGAGATCAGCGCTGCGGTTGAGCAGGCCGGGTTACCGGTCGAGTTTGTTGATGGCTTGCGTGTAACATCACCGGCGATTATGGACATTATGCAGCGCGTTGTTTGCGGTACGATTAATAAACGGATTGTGACCGCGCTGGTGCAGGCTGGGGTAAAGGCGTTGGGGTTAAGTGGCCTCGATCTTGGCTTGTTACGCTGTGAACCGTACCGTCCGGCTGGTCGCGATTTAGGTCGGGTGGGAACAGTTACGACCGTTGACGGTGC comes from Chloroflexus sp. Y-396-1 and encodes:
- the argB gene encoding acetylglutamate kinase; its protein translation is MTMISVMKVSGHELDDPTFLDSLVVALRDLQQPAVLVHGGGKEISAAVEQAGLPVEFVDGLRVTSPAIMDIMQRVVCGTINKRIVTALVQAGVKALGLSGLDLGLLRCEPYRPAGRDLGRVGTVTTVDGAALRALLDLGWLPVIAPVGLGIDGLSYNVNADMVAEAIAGELGSTELVFISNVPGVLVEGKVIPTLTPAAVEAYIATGVISGGMIPKVRSALSALNRGAASVRIVSLAGLHNGGTRFVAAERQE